Proteins encoded in a region of the Mucispirillum schaedleri ASF457 genome:
- a CDS encoding L,D-transpeptidase family protein, with product MKMFAKTAALLTILILILVTAGYIMEQKKEYKIDENLKGKVNLIVVEKSKRQLALYHNNELLKTYKISLGKNPAGHKQFEGDSKTPEGIYHIDSKNPKSKYFLNLGISYPNEKDKENAARHNKSAGGDIKIHGLPNGFSMAEPLFDIYGDWTEGCIAVSNNDMAELYEIIDIDTKIEIKP from the coding sequence ATGAAAATGTTTGCAAAAACAGCAGCTTTATTGACTATTTTAATATTAATACTGGTAACTGCAGGGTATATTATGGAGCAGAAAAAAGAATATAAAATTGATGAAAACTTAAAAGGAAAGGTTAATTTAATAGTAGTTGAAAAAAGTAAAAGGCAGTTGGCTTTATATCATAATAATGAGCTTTTAAAAACATATAAAATATCACTTGGCAAAAATCCAGCGGGACATAAGCAGTTTGAAGGGGACAGCAAAACTCCAGAAGGGATATATCATATTGATAGTAAAAACCCAAAAAGTAAATATTTTTTAAACCTTGGTATAAGCTATCCTAATGAAAAAGATAAAGAAAATGCAGCCCGTCATAATAAAAGTGCAGGTGGTGATATAAAAATACACGGACTTCCAAATGGGTTTAGTATGGCAGAGCCTTTATTTGATATATATGGGGACTGGACAGAAGGCTGTATTGCAGTATCAAATAACGATATGGCAGAACTGTATGAAATAATAGATATTGACACAAAAATAGAAATAAAGCCGTAA
- a CDS encoding YraN family protein, with protein sequence MDKILSGKDGEEKACNYLKSKKYKILEKNYRCLYGEIDIIAKYNNTLVIIEVKYRKSAKFGKGYEAVNYTKQQKIIKTLQYYINEKM encoded by the coding sequence ATGGATAAAATATTGTCAGGAAAAGATGGAGAAGAAAAAGCCTGTAATTACCTAAAATCTAAAAAATATAAAATATTAGAAAAAAATTACAGGTGCTTATACGGCGAAATAGATATTATTGCAAAATATAATAATACACTTGTTATTATAGAAGTAAAATACAGGAAATCTGCAAAATTTGGCAAAGGGTATGAAGCCGTAAATTATACAAAACAGCAGAAAATAATAAAAACTCTCCAATACTATATAAATGAAAAAATGTAA
- a CDS encoding ribonuclease HII has product MLIAGIDEVGRGCLAGPVVTCAAVFESGFYDIRIKDSKKLSKKKREELYPFILEHAVSYGIGIVCPIIIDKINILNAVKQAMHLSLSRLTCDYDKLIIDAVALNHIDKEYIHPNKADDTYIQVSAASIIAKVYRDNLMAELAKVYKGYLWEKNAGYGTKEHIKALKELGITPVHRKSFIKNLYQG; this is encoded by the coding sequence ATGCTCATAGCAGGTATAGATGAAGTTGGAAGAGGCTGCCTTGCAGGGCCTGTTGTAACATGTGCAGCAGTCTTTGAAAGTGGATTTTATGACATCCGTATAAAAGATTCTAAAAAACTTTCTAAAAAAAAGCGGGAAGAGCTTTATCCTTTTATATTAGAACATGCTGTCTCTTACGGGATAGGGATAGTATGCCCAATCATAATAGATAAGATAAATATACTAAATGCAGTAAAACAGGCAATGCATTTAAGTTTATCCCGCCTTACCTGTGATTATGATAAATTGATTATTGATGCAGTAGCACTTAACCATATTGATAAAGAATATATCCATCCAAACAAGGCAGATGATACATATATACAGGTATCAGCAGCGTCAATTATAGCAAAAGTATATAGAGATAACTTAATGGCAGAGCTTGCAAAAGTGTATAAAGGTTACTTGTGGGAAAAAAATGCAGGCTATGGCACAAAAGAGCATATTAAAGCTTTAAAAGAGCTGGGTATAACACCAGTGCACAGGAAATCATTTATAAAAAATTTATATCAAGGTTAG
- the hypB gene encoding hydrogenase nickel incorporation protein HypB: MEKIEINKKVLSKNDMDAAELRSRFKKNGTFTVNIMSSPGSGKTSLLEKILGVLSAKYNVAVIEGDLQTENDKERVEKVGVKAVQIQTGGACHLEAAEIERKLPLIDGDNLDLLIIENVGNLVCPSEYDLGQDANIILLSVTEGDDKPLKYPSMFFAGDIFIINKVDLAPYVDFNIEKAVSNAKKIKSTLEDFIISCKTGVGLEKVIDWFERGILAKKQCS, translated from the coding sequence ATGGAAAAAATAGAAATAAATAAGAAAGTCCTTTCAAAAAATGATATGGACGCTGCAGAGCTTCGCAGCAGATTTAAAAAGAACGGCACATTTACTGTAAATATAATGTCATCTCCTGGCAGCGGCAAAACAAGCCTTTTAGAAAAAATATTAGGTGTGTTATCTGCTAAATATAATGTGGCAGTGATAGAAGGTGATTTACAGACAGAAAATGATAAAGAGCGTGTAGAAAAAGTAGGTGTAAAAGCTGTGCAGATACAAACAGGCGGAGCATGCCATTTGGAAGCTGCAGAGATAGAAAGAAAACTGCCGCTTATTGATGGGGATAATTTAGATTTACTTATCATTGAAAATGTTGGCAATTTAGTTTGTCCATCAGAATATGACTTAGGGCAGGACGCAAATATTATACTGCTTTCTGTTACAGAGGGGGATGATAAACCGCTTAAATATCCTTCAATGTTTTTTGCTGGTGATATTTTTATTATTAATAAAGTAGATTTAGCCCCTTATGTAGATTTTAATATAGAAAAAGCTGTATCAAATGCTAAAAAAATAAAAAGCACACTAGAAGATTTTATTATATCATGCAAAACAGGTGTCGGGCTTGAAAAAGTAATAGACTGGTTTGAGCGTGGTATTCTGGCAAAAAAACAATGCTCATAG
- the hypA gene encoding hydrogenase maturation nickel metallochaperone HypA gives MHETGIAQSILDIALKTAEENGAKKINNVGVRIGKMSAVDEASLRFAFDALKAGTIAENSEFEYMEVALTGRCEECGNESELDGYFVLCPKCSSGRVKILTGSELEVAYIDVD, from the coding sequence ATGCATGAAACAGGTATTGCACAAAGTATATTAGACATTGCATTAAAAACAGCAGAAGAAAATGGTGCAAAAAAGATAAATAATGTGGGTGTCCGCATAGGAAAAATGAGTGCTGTAGATGAAGCATCTCTTAGGTTTGCTTTTGATGCTTTAAAGGCAGGCACAATAGCAGAAAATTCAGAGTTTGAATATATGGAAGTGGCTTTAACCGGCAGATGCGAAGAATGCGGCAATGAATCAGAGCTTGATGGATATTTTGTGCTTTGTCCAAAATGCAGCTCTGGCAGAGTAAAAATATTAACAGGCAGTGAATTAGAAGTAGCTTATATTGATGTTGATTAA
- a CDS encoding ATP-dependent helicase — protein sequence MDYLSSLNEEQQRAVTFSGKHALVIAGAGTGKTRTIIHRAVHLLSQGVRPDKILILSFTRKSANEIVERIKQLQDTGSVLNLSGQTFHSWCSHIIKNNPQVFEQHDYTLLDSEDVDSLFKLLFTQKYKNNKTIDQKLYSKIQLVYSYMINTRKPLIEAVKIQECRNMSEDEASEYIKHNEPVFKEIMRDYIAYKKKNKLFDYDDLLYITANGLQQNKEAGKFISLKYEHILVDEFQDTNPLQYQLLEAFYDNCHLFCVGDDAQSIYAFRGADFKAMHNFTDIVPDSAKLYLNTNYRSTQEILDISNWLLQQSPIKYGKHLKAYRGSGIKPVIEYVYDEYSEANSVTDKILLYFMDKKIDYSGHIVLSRTLFGLRQVEGACVMKKIPYKIYGGSSLMKSRHIRDVVAAMRIIANYKDSLAWHRYLQLWNKIGPATAASLSELMINGESLEESLEILKTKKLDKRIWEVLEAAFPYTSSPSEMINIIITLMDLRFAEIYKEEWLNWRKQDFAVLEEIASSTTSVTEFITEYILDPALESSFLDADKPKECVKLSTIHSAKGLEADVCHLLNVTPYSYPSKRAVKDGENSIEEERRCLYVALTRAKNELILYGRYFTNIGSGMADFAGQSHYFFNELPEELYELNGSISQKDMENAVYKGSKISVDIDLF from the coding sequence ATGGATTATTTATCATCATTAAATGAGGAGCAGCAAAGGGCAGTTACATTCAGTGGCAAGCATGCACTTGTGATAGCAGGTGCTGGCACTGGTAAAACAAGGACTATTATTCACAGGGCAGTTCATCTGCTTTCGCAGGGTGTAAGACCTGATAAAATACTTATCCTTTCATTTACAAGAAAATCTGCCAATGAAATTGTAGAAAGAATAAAGCAGCTTCAAGATACAGGCTCTGTGCTAAATTTATCTGGGCAGACATTTCATTCATGGTGTTCTCATATTATAAAAAATAATCCGCAGGTATTTGAGCAGCATGATTATACTTTGCTTGACAGTGAAGATGTTGACAGCCTTTTTAAACTGCTTTTTACACAAAAATACAAAAATAATAAAACAATAGACCAGAAACTTTATTCTAAAATACAGTTAGTTTATTCATATATGATAAATACTAGAAAACCACTTATAGAAGCAGTGAAAATACAGGAATGCAGAAATATGAGTGAAGATGAAGCATCAGAATATATTAAGCATAATGAGCCTGTCTTTAAAGAAATAATGCGTGATTACATTGCATATAAAAAGAAAAATAAATTATTTGATTATGATGACTTATTATATATTACTGCAAATGGATTACAGCAGAATAAAGAAGCAGGAAAGTTTATATCATTAAAATATGAGCATATATTAGTAGATGAATTTCAAGATACTAACCCGTTACAGTATCAGCTTTTAGAAGCATTTTATGATAACTGCCATTTATTTTGTGTAGGAGATGATGCTCAGTCAATATATGCTTTTCGTGGTGCAGATTTTAAAGCAATGCATAATTTTACTGATATTGTTCCAGACTCTGCAAAACTATATCTTAACACTAACTACCGCTCTACACAGGAAATACTAGATATTTCAAACTGGCTTTTACAGCAGTCGCCAATTAAATATGGTAAACACTTAAAAGCATACAGGGGCAGCGGCATAAAACCAGTCATAGAGTATGTGTATGATGAATATTCAGAAGCAAATTCTGTTACTGATAAAATACTGCTTTATTTTATGGATAAAAAAATAGACTATTCAGGTCATATAGTATTAAGCAGAACACTTTTCGGGCTCAGGCAGGTAGAAGGTGCATGTGTTATGAAAAAGATACCATATAAAATATATGGTGGCAGCAGCTTAATGAAATCCCGCCATATAAGAGATGTGGTAGCTGCTATGAGAATTATTGCAAACTATAAAGACTCACTTGCATGGCACAGATATTTACAACTTTGGAATAAAATAGGCCCTGCAACTGCTGCAAGCCTTTCAGAGCTTATGATTAATGGGGAAAGTTTAGAAGAGTCATTAGAGATTTTAAAAACAAAAAAACTAGACAAAAGAATATGGGAAGTTTTAGAAGCTGCTTTTCCATATACAAGCTCACCAAGTGAGATGATAAATATTATAATTACTCTTATGGATTTAAGATTTGCAGAAATTTATAAGGAAGAATGGCTTAACTGGCGAAAGCAGGATTTTGCAGTTTTAGAAGAGATTGCATCAAGCACAACTTCTGTAACTGAATTTATCACAGAATATATTTTAGACCCAGCATTAGAATCATCATTTTTAGATGCAGATAAGCCAAAGGAATGCGTAAAACTTTCTACAATACATTCAGCAAAAGGGTTAGAAGCTGATGTGTGTCATTTATTAAATGTTACTCCGTATTCATATCCATCAAAAAGGGCAGTAAAAGACGGGGAAAACAGCATAGAAGAGGAAAGGCGGTGCCTTTATGTTGCTTTAACAAGAGCAAAAAATGAACTTATACTATACGGCAGATATTTTACTAATATCGGCTCAGGTATGGCAGATTTTGCAGGGCAGTCACATTACTTTTTTAATGAACTGCCAGAAGAATTATATGAGCTTAACGGTAGCATATCACAAAAAGACATGGAAAACGCAGTATATAAGGGCAGCAAAATATCAGTAGATATTGATTTATTTTAA
- a CDS encoding type III restriction-modification system endonuclease: MNILLNKNLEHQIQAVNAVVSVFENVDIYDNDNIYSNPIIEMNNKIQVNIQKIQKENEITEKQLDKKHDILILDVKMETGTGKTYVYTKTIYELHKRYKLNKFIILVPSLAIKSGTKQFIEDEYAKEFFKTTCSYGTTIDLEVLNAVKKNKKKKNNMFPKEIRNFVSVTKYNKSISVLLVNSHLFLSALMTRNDYENNISGYTCPLDALKDIKTVLIIDEPHRFSKENKTFTRVIESIKPQLIIRYGATFPDIKQNNNIVKDYENLLYNLNAAKAFNNNLVKGISKEHAQIDGISNGKIKINKIENNQVIITHINNNLNKQCILSSKDSLSIVDNSIKNIYIEGVTKKTVVFSNGIEKKVGEEVAVDIYMSDYQSAMIQLALERHFETEYKNFCNYENKIKTLALFFIDDISSYRNTDKSQAYLLNKFEELLKKMLNNQIERYGKENEEYKKYLEASLSNISKCHAGYFSKDNSSSEEEIASEIELILKGKKELLKIKNENGEYNLTRFLFSKWTLKEGWDNPNVFTIAKLRSSGSEISKLQEVGRGLRLPVDEKGNRIDNQEFRLNYIIDFTEKDFAEKLINEINADIPDINIISDDTLEKIAKEENKSADDLFEELLSSKYINRHGEIKNNKRDELFAKYPILNKGLNKGKVRDRNKGERISGKIRADEFEQIKDLWSIINQKCIILYDKAVDNIIDDAVFNILKDTVFHEPYIEAIQEDIDVKNNNIKRLTKKISIINQKLDYNMFLKKICSLSNIPIQVIHKALCKYDKEINKIDNKFFNEVTISNIVSKFHDWECKKLEGYFKYKKYGKISENTALTNKNGEIKEEILQSMLGKYILTQDAPEKYLYDTVIYDSELEKENILTGDDKIVVYGKIPKNSISIPIFIGGSYSPDFLYIVKHSSGKYTINLIIETKDVKYESELRDIEKMKIRSADKFFKELAQNNIKIHFTKQMKEEKIYNIIEEMTQRN, encoded by the coding sequence ATGAATATATTATTAAATAAAAATTTAGAACACCAAATTCAAGCAGTAAATGCAGTAGTAAGTGTTTTTGAGAATGTAGATATTTATGACAATGATAATATATATTCAAATCCAATAATTGAAATGAATAATAAAATACAGGTAAATATACAGAAAATACAAAAAGAAAATGAAATAACTGAAAAGCAATTAGATAAAAAACATGATATATTAATACTAGATGTTAAAATGGAGACAGGAACAGGCAAAACTTATGTATATACAAAAACTATATATGAATTACATAAACGATATAAACTAAATAAATTTATTATCCTTGTTCCATCCCTTGCAATCAAATCTGGCACAAAACAATTTATTGAAGATGAATATGCAAAAGAGTTTTTTAAAACAACATGCAGTTATGGAACAACAATTGACCTTGAAGTATTAAATGCAGTAAAAAAGAATAAAAAGAAAAAAAACAATATGTTTCCTAAAGAAATAAGAAATTTTGTAAGTGTAACTAAATATAATAAGTCAATTAGTGTTTTATTGGTTAATTCTCATCTTTTTTTAAGTGCTTTAATGACAAGAAATGATTATGAAAATAATATTTCTGGATATACTTGCCCACTTGATGCTTTAAAAGATATAAAGACTGTTCTAATTATTGATGAACCACATAGATTTTCTAAAGAAAATAAAACATTTACTAGAGTAATTGAATCCATAAAGCCACAATTAATTATTAGATATGGTGCTACTTTCCCAGATATTAAACAAAATAATAATATAGTAAAAGACTATGAAAATTTATTATATAATTTAAATGCTGCAAAAGCATTTAATAATAATCTTGTAAAAGGAATATCAAAAGAGCATGCACAAATAGATGGCATATCAAATGGAAAAATTAAGATAAATAAGATTGAAAATAATCAAGTTATAATAACCCATATAAACAATAATTTAAACAAACAATGTATTTTATCTTCTAAAGATAGTTTATCAATAGTTGATAATTCTATAAAAAATATTTATATAGAAGGTGTTACAAAAAAAACGGTTGTTTTTTCAAATGGTATAGAGAAAAAAGTAGGTGAAGAAGTTGCTGTTGATATATATATGTCTGATTACCAATCAGCAATGATACAGTTGGCATTAGAAAGACACTTTGAAACAGAATATAAAAATTTTTGTAACTATGAAAATAAAATAAAAACATTAGCATTGTTTTTTATTGATGATATATCATCATATAGAAATACAGATAAAAGTCAGGCATATTTATTAAATAAATTTGAAGAATTGCTTAAAAAAATGCTAAATAATCAAATTGAGCGGTATGGGAAAGAGAATGAAGAATATAAGAAATATTTAGAAGCAAGTTTAAGTAATATTAGTAAGTGCCATGCGGGATATTTTTCTAAAGATAACAGTAGCAGCGAAGAAGAAATTGCAAGTGAAATAGAATTAATATTGAAAGGTAAAAAAGAGTTACTAAAAATAAAAAATGAAAATGGAGAATATAATCTAACAAGATTTTTGTTTTCAAAATGGACACTAAAAGAGGGCTGGGATAACCCTAATGTATTTACAATAGCAAAACTTCGTTCCAGTGGCAGTGAAATAAGTAAATTGCAAGAAGTAGGAAGAGGGTTACGATTACCTGTTGATGAAAAAGGAAATAGAATAGATAACCAAGAGTTTAGATTAAATTATATCATAGATTTTACAGAAAAAGATTTTGCTGAAAAATTGATTAATGAAATCAATGCAGATATACCAGATATTAATATCATTTCAGATGATACACTTGAGAAAATAGCAAAAGAAGAAAATAAAAGTGCAGATGATTTATTTGAAGAATTACTATCAAGCAAGTATATTAATCGTCATGGAGAAATAAAAAATAATAAAAGAGATGAATTATTTGCAAAATATCCAATATTAAATAAAGGACTTAATAAAGGTAAAGTAAGAGATAGAAATAAAGGTGAAAGAATATCAGGAAAAATAAGAGCAGATGAATTTGAACAAATAAAAGATTTATGGAGTATAATAAATCAAAAATGCATTATTTTATATGATAAAGCGGTAGATAATATAATAGATGATGCTGTTTTTAATATATTAAAAGATACTGTTTTTCATGAGCCATATATAGAGGCTATACAGGAAGATATAGATGTAAAAAATAATAATATAAAAAGATTAACTAAAAAAATATCTATCATAAATCAAAAACTTGATTACAATATGTTTTTAAAAAAAATATGTAGTTTATCTAATATTCCTATTCAAGTAATACATAAAGCATTGTGTAAATATGATAAAGAAATTAATAAAATAGATAATAAGTTCTTTAATGAAGTAACAATATCCAATATTGTTTCAAAATTTCATGATTGGGAATGTAAAAAGTTAGAAGGTTATTTTAAATATAAAAAATATGGTAAAATTTCAGAAAATACTGCATTAACAAATAAAAATGGAGAAATAAAAGAAGAAATTCTACAAAGTATGTTGGGAAAATACATATTAACACAAGATGCACCAGAGAAATATTTATATGACACTGTAATTTATGATTCAGAACTGGAAAAAGAGAATATATTAACTGGAGATGATAAGATAGTTGTATATGGGAAAATACCAAAAAACAGTATATCTATACCTATATTTATTGGTGGCTCGTATAGTCCAGATTTTTTATATATAGTAAAACATTCTAGTGGTAAATATACAATAAATCTTATTATTGAAACAAAAGATGTGAAATATGAGTCAGAATTAAGAGATATAGAAAAAATGAAAATAAGGAGTGCTGATAAATTTTTTAAAGAATTAGCCCAAAATAATATAAAAATACACTTTACAAAACAAATGAAAGAAGAAAAAATTTATAATATTATAGAAGAAATGACACAAAGAAATTAA
- a CDS encoding site-specific DNA-methyltransferase, with the protein MLKKILENNEHIKSNTRTLNILKEYFPDCFTKDEEFDIERFKNKIASDVNKVDYGYELNFLGKNYANLIASQETTTVIEPDIKHNQKKENKNSNNIYISGDNLDAIKHLLNSYSKKIKCIYIDPPYNTNNDDFVYNDSFNFSKEELMNKLDISEEKAEKLMSFLSRKSSSHSAWLTFMYPRLLLSRDLLTDDGVIFISIDDNEQANLKLLCDSIFGEENMLYQLTVVNSLNGNDNSSGMMETHEYCIFYAKNKALIKMGELSEDDDNMNKWNVDDIGYWKEGRGLKATGEESAKENRETMFFPIYINEKNLTISIDKKEGYTYELYPMTDNKEMRWTWSKENFRENYYDVIVKKNQNGYTLYKKQRPSLKEILSVKGKTIFYKPHYSTGTSTQEIKQIFNGIKLFNYTKSKYLIKDLLLLANIDKNDIVLDFFGGTATTAHAVMYLNNIDNGCLQYIIVQLPENIDDKKKLKSQTKQKQLDDIINFLDSESVKRPHTLDQIGIERIIRVARNITNEYIDKGFKHFTLKTINDDMLDKIKEFNINNNNINVENNIEEEFGIETILTTWINQDGYGLTANYSKINFGEYEAYYVHNESLGGNLYLINKDIDETFIEKLIDKIKNNEKFNIKLIVIFGYNFTYSEMQMIEKNISQLKNSGLNLNIAIDKRY; encoded by the coding sequence ATGCTAAAAAAGATATTGGAAAATAATGAGCATATAAAAAGCAATACAAGAACTTTAAATATTCTAAAAGAGTATTTTCCAGACTGTTTTACAAAAGATGAAGAGTTTGATATAGAAAGATTTAAAAATAAAATAGCAAGTGATGTTAATAAAGTTGACTATGGATACGAACTTAATTTTTTAGGTAAAAACTATGCAAACCTTATTGCATCGCAAGAAACAACAACAGTAATAGAGCCAGATATAAAACATAATCAGAAAAAAGAAAATAAAAACAGTAATAATATTTATATAAGCGGTGATAATTTAGATGCAATAAAACATTTATTAAATTCATACAGTAAAAAAATTAAATGTATTTACATTGACCCGCCATATAACACAAATAATGATGATTTTGTATATAATGATTCATTTAATTTTTCAAAAGAAGAATTAATGAATAAACTTGATATAAGTGAAGAAAAAGCAGAGAAATTAATGTCTTTTTTATCAAGAAAATCATCATCTCACTCTGCATGGCTAACTTTTATGTATCCAAGACTTCTACTTTCAAGAGATTTACTAACAGATGATGGTGTAATTTTTATCAGTATAGATGATAACGAACAGGCTAATTTGAAATTACTGTGTGATAGCATATTTGGTGAAGAGAATATGTTATATCAATTAACAGTGGTTAATAGTCTAAATGGTAATGATAACTCTTCAGGTATGATGGAAACTCATGAATATTGTATTTTTTATGCAAAAAATAAAGCATTAATAAAAATGGGAGAATTATCAGAAGATGATGACAACATGAATAAATGGAATGTTGATGATATTGGATATTGGAAAGAAGGAAGGGGATTAAAAGCCACAGGAGAAGAAAGTGCAAAAGAGAATAGAGAAACTATGTTTTTTCCTATATACATAAATGAAAAAAATCTAACAATTTCTATAGATAAAAAAGAAGGTTATACGTATGAATTATATCCTATGACAGATAATAAAGAAATGAGATGGACATGGAGTAAAGAAAACTTTAGAGAAAATTATTACGATGTAATTGTGAAAAAAAATCAGAATGGATATACATTATATAAAAAACAGCGACCATCATTGAAAGAAATTTTATCAGTTAAAGGAAAAACAATATTTTATAAACCACATTATTCAACAGGAACAAGTACACAAGAAATAAAACAAATATTTAATGGAATAAAGTTATTTAATTACACAAAATCAAAATATTTAATTAAGGATTTATTATTATTAGCGAATATAGATAAAAATGATATAGTTTTAGATTTTTTTGGTGGAACTGCTACAACAGCCCATGCAGTTATGTATTTAAATAATATAGATAATGGTTGTTTACAATATATCATAGTTCAGTTGCCAGAAAACATAGATGATAAGAAAAAATTAAAAAGTCAAACCAAGCAAAAACAATTAGATGATATTATAAATTTTTTAGATAGCGAGAGTGTGAAAAGACCACATACTCTTGACCAAATAGGAATAGAAAGAATAATAAGGGTTGCTCGCAATATCACTAATGAGTATATAGATAAGGGTTTTAAGCATTTTACATTAAAAACAATTAATGATGATATGTTAGATAAAATAAAAGAATTTAACATCAATAATAATAATATAAATGTTGAAAATAATATAGAAGAAGAGTTTGGTATAGAAACAATATTAACAACATGGATAAATCAAGATGGATATGGATTAACAGCTAATTATTCTAAAATTAATTTTGGAGAATATGAAGCATATTATGTGCACAATGAAAGTTTGGGTGGTAATCTATATTTAATCAATAAAGATATAGATGAAACTTTTATTGAAAAATTAATAGATAAAATAAAAAATAATGAAAAATTTAATATAAAATTAATTGTGATATTCGGGTATAATTTTACTTATTCAGAAATGCAGATGATTGAAAAAAATATATCACAGTTAAAAAATAGTGGCTTAAATTTAAATATTGCAATAGATAAGAGATATTAA
- the rpsU gene encoding 30S ribosomal protein S21, translating to MAVNAIVRVDGDNVDQALKLLKKKIEREGLIREIKKHAYYEKPTEVRRKKLLKARRKQQKLQRKLQKSYKNA from the coding sequence GTGGCAGTTAATGCAATCGTCCGAGTTGATGGCGACAATGTTGACCAGGCATTAAAACTTTTAAAAAAGAAAATTGAACGCGAAGGTTTAATCCGTGAGATTAAAAAGCATGCTTACTATGAAAAACCAACAGAAGTAAGACGCAAAAAACTTTTAAAAGCTCGTCGCAAACAACAGAAGTTACAAAGAAAACTTCAAAAAAGCTACAAAAACGCGTAG